A genomic region of Arachis stenosperma cultivar V10309 chromosome 9, arast.V10309.gnm1.PFL2, whole genome shotgun sequence contains the following coding sequences:
- the LOC130951512 gene encoding transcription factor bHLH36-like yields MNPWKPCDDLYFQISSSSADYSSLPIIQTSPSAAEDYHHQILVHGYEYDPAVVDASASVPPCPNQKGKGKGKQRKELTPNNNALGAEDGDENKKWMHREIEKQRRQEMSRLCTTFRTLLPFEYIKGKRSTSDHMHEGVKYIKHLQNRVEKLQAKRDELVKLINLRPKSGSSSSSSTQHVHHHHHQTFVIVEPFSGGVLIKCSYSFRNYAFPLSGILDIVLRQGLNVVDCSSITTDDHRFIHTIRSEDSQVMTTETDYTELQRKLKEAISSSSN; encoded by the exons ATGAATCCTTGGAAGCCATGTGATGATTTATACTTTCAGATTTCATCATCTTCTGCTGACTATTCATCCCTCCCTATAATCCAAACATCACCATCAGCCGCGGAAGATTATCATCATCAGATCCTGGTTCATGGATATGAATATGATCCTGCTGTGGTGGATGCAAGTGCAAGTGTACCACCTTGTCCAAAtcaaaagggaaagggaaagggaaagcagcGAAAAGAGTTGACTCCTAATAATAATGCTTTGGGAGCAGAAGATGGTGATGAGAACAAGAAGTGGATGCATAGGGAGatagaaaaacaaagaaggCAAGAAATGTCAAGACTTTGCACCACCTTTAGAACTCTTCTACCTTTTGAATATATTAAG GGAAAGCGGTCAACTTCTGATCACATGCATGAGGGGGTGAAATACATCAAACACTTACAAAATAGGGTGGAAAAGTTGCAAGCCAAAAGGGATGAGTTAGTGAAGTTGATTAATTTGAGACCTAAGAGTGGAAgtagttcttcttcttctacacagcatgttcatcatcatcatcatcaaacctTTGTCATTGTTGAACCCTTCTCTGGGGGAGTTCTGATTAAGTGCAGTTATAGCTTCAGGAACTATGCATTCCCTTTATCAGGAATCTTGGACATTGTGCTTAGACAAGGCCTTAATGTTGTTGATTGTTCTTCAATCACCACTGATGATCACAGGTTTATACACACTATCCGATCAGAG GATTCACAAGTGATGACCACTGAGACTGACTACACTGAACTGCAAAGAAAGCTTAAGGAAGCTATATCATCATCAAGTAATTAG
- the LOC130950145 gene encoding uncharacterized protein LOC130950145 codes for MQKNTTPTPDISTAAASSKGKDKAPAQPRGVINCISGGYAGGGHTSSARKRTYRAMLAITDAPSHPRPLTNISEVTFRSTDFNGVDTNLDDPVVISIQLGDLIVRKVLFDPGSSADVLFFTTFQKMKLSNNIMQPYMGDLVGFSGERVPVLGSVWLQTTLGEQPLHNTQDIQYLVVDCFSPYNVILGRPFLNKFAAIVSTVHLCVKFPVQDNVIATVHGDLQEARQCYNTSLKPFKKVGQSHVNSIKSEQITISELDPRADFEDRPTPNEELAKITLNDDPLKFTFVGTSMSTKDRKSLISFLQENADLFAWTSADMPGIDPSVITHKLALNPTARPISQKKRNLGTEKRQASIAEVQKLINANFIREIRFTTWLANVVMVRKSNGKWRMCVDFTDLNKACPKDAYPLPCIDTLVDNSCGYGTLSFMDAYSGYNQILMHSIDQEKTAFITENCNYCYNVMPFGLKNAGATYQRLMNKIFQHQIGRNIEVYVDDMVAKTKLGDSHIQDLAEIFGQI; via the coding sequence ATGCAGAAAAATACTACCCCCACACCCGACATATCAACAGCTGCCGCCTCCTCAAAAGGAAAGGACAAGGCACCGGCTCAGCCTAGAGGAGTAATAAATTGTATCTCCGGGGGCTACGCTGGAGGAGGACACACAAGCTCAGCCCGAAAACGCACTTACAGAGCCATGCTAGCAATAACGGATGCCCCAAGCCATCCTCGGCCACTGACGAATATTTCAGAAGTAACTTTCAGATCAACCGACTTTAATGGTGTCGATACCAACCTGGACGACCCTGTTGTCATCTCGATTCAGCTGGGAGATCTGATAGTGAGGAAAGTTTTATTCGACCCAGGAAGCAGTGCAGATGTCTTATTTTTCACCACCTTCCAAAAAATGAAGCTGAGCAACAATATTATGCAGCCGTACATGGGAGACCTGGTTGGATTTTCAGGAGAACGAGTTCCTGTACTGGGATCAGTGTGGTTACAAACCACACTTGGTGAGCAACCATTACATAACACACAGGATATTCAGTATCTCGTAGTCGACTGTTTTAGCCCCTATAATGTCATTTTAGGCAGaccctttttaaataaatttgcTGCAATCGTATCTACTGTTCACCTTTGTGTGAAGTTTCCTGTGCAGGACAATGTTATAGCTACAGTTCATGGAGATCTCCAGGAAGCACGGCAATGCTACAACACGAGCTTAAAGCCATTCAAAAAAGTCGGACAATCACATGTCAATTCCATAAAGTCCGAACAGATAACAATATCCGAACTTGACCCCCGTGCTGACTTCGAAGATCGACCTACGCCAAACGAGGAGTTAGCAAAGATTACTCTAAATGACGATCCACTAAAATTTACTTTTGTAGGTACTTCCATGAGTACAAAAGACAGGAAAAGCCTCATAAGTTTTCTGCAGGAGAATGCCGACCTATTTGCATGGACCTCCGCTGATATGCCGGGAATAGATCCGTCTGTTATAACACACAAGTTGGCCCTAAATCCAACAGCTCGGCCAATCTCCCAGAAAAAAAGAAACCTCGGCACTGAAAAACGACAAGCATCAATCGCCGAGGTGCAAAAGCTCATTAACGCCAACTTCATCAGAGAAATCAGATTTACAACATGGCTGGCCAATGTGGTTATGGTAAGAAAAAGTAATGGTAAGTGGCGCATGTGCGTCGATTTTACTGATTTAAATAAAGCGTGCCCCAAGGATGCTTACCCTCTGCCTTGTATTGATACCCTGGTTGACAACTCTTGTGGCTACGGTACTTTAAGctttatggacgcatattcTGGCTATAACCAGATTCTTATGCACTCAATAGACCAGGAAAAAACGGCTTTCATAACTGAGAATTGTAATTACTGCTATAATGTTATGCCTTTTGGTCTAAAGAATGCAGGGGCAACATATCAACGGCTGATGAATAAGATCTTCCAGCATCAAATAGGCCGAAACATAGAGGTCTACGTTGATGATATGGTAGCCAAAACAAAGCTCGGCGACTCCCATATCCAGGACCTAGCCGAAATCTTCGGACAAATCTGA
- the LOC130950146 gene encoding uncharacterized protein LOC130950146, producing MIVNGASDPILCRCFPSFLDGPALDWFCSLPADSISRFQELAAQFEDHFAASAIYLHDSNYLTTIKQGAQESLKDYITRFTKVAMRIPDLHPEVHLHAIKSGLRPGKFQETIAVTKPKTLAEFREKAKGQIDVEELR from the coding sequence ATGATCGTTAACGGTGCATCTGATCCAATTCTTTGTCGATGTTTTCCATCTTTTTTAGATGGTCCTGCACTTGACTGGTTTTGCTCTTTGCCTGCAGATTCGATATCCCGTTTTCAGGAGTTGGCTGCCCAGTTTGAAGACCATTTTGCAGCATCCGCAATATATCTCCACGATTCTAATTATTTGACGACCATAAAGCAGGGAGCACAAGAAAGCCTGAAGGACTATATCACCCGCTTTACAAAGGTCGCCATGAGGATCCCCGACCTCCATCCAGAAGTTCATCTACACGCCATAAAAAGCGGCCTTCGCCCCGGCAAATTTCAGGAAACCATCGCTGTGACAAAGCCAAAAACTCTAGCCGAGTTTCGTGAAAAGGCCAAAGGTCAGATCGACGTCGAAGAACTCAGATAA